A region of Elusimicrobiota bacterium DNA encodes the following proteins:
- the metW gene encoding methionine biosynthesis protein MetW, which translates to MNEIERLDYKIISNIIETGSNILDLGCGGGDLINYLQKTKNVRVQGIELDENEIYKCVAKGLSVFHGDIDDGLKSYPDKTFDYIILNQSLQEMIEIDYVLEESLRVGKKVIIGFPNFAYIFDRIKLFFRGRAPITKNLPYEWHDTPNIRFLSIKDFKDYCRKKKIQILDNFYLGENRKIFFLPNLFAPNAIFVVKK; encoded by the coding sequence ATGAATGAAATAGAAAGACTTGATTATAAAATTATTTCAAATATTATTGAAACCGGTTCAAATATTCTCGATCTGGGCTGCGGAGGGGGAGACCTTATAAATTACCTTCAGAAAACAAAAAATGTCCGGGTTCAGGGAATAGAACTGGATGAAAATGAAATTTATAAATGCGTAGCAAAAGGTTTAAGTGTTTTTCATGGGGATATTGATGACGGTCTAAAGAGCTACCCCGACAAGACATTTGACTATATTATTTTAAATCAAAGCTTGCAGGAAATGATTGAGATTGATTATGTGTTGGAAGAAAGTCTTAGGGTAGGGAAAAAGGTAATAATAGGTTTTCCGAATTTTGCATATATCTTTGACAGAATAAAACTTTTTTTTAGAGGCAGGGCGCCCATTACAAAAAATCTTCCTTATGAATGGCATGATACCCCTAATATAAGATTCTTAAGTATTAAAGATTTTAAAGATTATTGCCGGAAAAAGAAAATACAAATTCTTGATAATTTCTACTTAGGGGAAAATAGGAAAATATTTTTCCTTCCTAACCTTTTTGCTCCCAATGCTATCTTTGTGGTAAAAAAATGA